A stretch of DNA from Mycobacterium senriense:
CCTGGGCAGATGACGTTGGCCCGGATGCCGCTGGGCCCGTAGTCGAGCGCGATGTTCTTGGTGAGCAGTACGACGCCGCCCTTGGCCGCGTTGTACGAGCTGCCGCCCGCGGTGCCCTCCAGGCCCTCGACGCTGGCGACTGTCACGATCGAGCCCCGTTCGCCGTCGGCCCGGGGTTGTTCGATCATCCTGGCCAGCGCCGCCTTGGCCACCAGGAAGGTGCCGGTGAGGTTGATGCCGATCACCCGGTCCCATTCGGCGCGGTCGAGCAGGTGCACCGGGCCTCCCCCGGCGACACCGGCGGCGTGAAAGAGGCCGTCGAGGCGGCCCGGCACCGCGGCCAGCACCGCGGTGATCGCGGCCTCGTCGGTCACGTCGGTGGGCACGAAGGTGAACCGCGGCCCCAGGTCGTCGGGAGGGGTGGCCAGGTCGGCGCCCACCACGGTGCCGCCCTCGGCCAAAAGCCGCCGCGCGGTGGCCAGCCCGATCCCCGAGGAGGCGCCGGTCACGACGAAGGTGCGGGAACGGGCGCGCTCGGGGTTCACCATGTCGGATCCTTTCCGTCGGGCAGGTCGGCCCAGTCATGGTGACACACCGCCCCGCGGCCGGTTCGCGAATACCGGATCTGGTGTCAAATCGGTTCGCGCCGTGAACTTTACAAACTCATCCGGCGTCTTGATAGGTGGGCTGTATCGAGCCATAGCAAACCCATCTTGGACATTGCCGCCGGCACTGGCGGACGATATGCCCACGGGCGAATTTCGCAGCGCCCGACGGCGTTAGGAACGACGATGTCAGCAACTCAGCCTCAGCTGCCTTCCCGTCGGGCCGGATGGCGCGTCGGGGCGGTGTGCGCGGCCGCCGTGATCGCCGTAACCGTCCTGGCCTGCTCCGCCAACCGGGCCGAACGCAGCGCCGCGATAACCCTGGCGTCCGACGACGCGATCGCCATCGCCGAGGGCGTTTCGGTCACCCCCGCGCCCGGCTGGACGGTCGGACACCGCGGCCCGAACTGGGTGGCGCTGAACAACGCCGACACCAGCGCGCAGCTGCGGGTCACGGTCAAGCCCGCGGGCGGCACGGATGCCGCCGGGCTCCTGCAGGCCGACATCGCCCAATTCACCAGCGGCGCCTCGGCCATCTTGACCGATGTGAACCGGCTGAACCCGCCCGACACCAAGCCGCTGCCCGGCGCGAACTTCCAGGAACAAGCGTCCGTCAACTACACCGCGACCGTGGTGAACCCGCAGGGCACGATTCCGGTGATCGGCACGTTCACCGAGCTGCTGAACACCTCGACCGGCCGATCGGCGTTCATCGACTTCCGGCAGGACAGCAGCGCGACCACCCAGGCCGCCGGTGACGGCGGACTGATGATCGCCTCTATGGAGTGAGGCGCGAGCGACCTGCGCCGGCGAGGGTCGGCGTGGCGTGTGCGCGACCGACCGCGTATTAAAAACTGGAGCAATTCGAACGCGGAGGGGTTCATGACACCAGCCGACACGACGACCAGCGCGGTGGGGACGCTCGCCGGCATCGTCGAACGACACGCACAGCAGCGCCCCGACGCGATCGCCATCCGCTACGGCGAGCGCCAGTGGTCCTGGGCCGAATGGAGCTCGCGGATCCGTCGCACGGCCGGGGCCTTGCGCGCCGCCGGCCTCGAGCGGGGCCAGTGCGTGGCCTTCCTGGACAAAAATCACCCCGCCTGCCTCGAGGTGCTCATCGCGGGCGCCTCGATCGGTGTGGTCACCACCGTGGTCAACTGGCGGGTGATCGGCGACGAACTCGTCCACGTGCTGGCCGACAGTGGCGCCCGCGTGCTGGTCGTCGGCGCCGAGTTGCGTGCGCCGGCCGAGGCGGCCGCCGAGCGGGTACCGGGCGTGGAACGGATCGTCGAGGTCGGCGACGAGTACGAATCGCTGCTCGCCGCGGCGGCGCCGACGCAACCCGACCCGAGTGTCGACGAGAACGAGACCGCGCTGGTGATCTACAGCTCTGGCACCACCGGACGCCCCAAGGGGGTGCTGCTCAGCCAGCGCGCGTTGGTCAACCACGCATCGAACCTGGCTCCGGCGTTTCCCTTTGACAACGGGGACGCGAACCTCGTCGCCATGCCGTTGTTCCACGTCGGCGGAATCGGCTACGCCCTGTTCGGAATCCGTTCCGGTGCACCGACATTCCTGACCCGAGAGCCCGACGCCGCGACGCTGATCGGCGCGGTGCGCGGCGGCGCCACCCACGCGTTCTTCGTCCCGCCGGTGATCGCCCGGTTCTTGGATGCGGGTGAGGCGGCGACCGCCGCGATCGCCGGCCTGCGCTACATCGTCTACGGCGCCGCACCGATGCCGCTGCCGTTGCTGCACCGGGCGCTGTCCACCTGGCCCGAAACGAAATTCGTGCAGGTGTACGGGCAGACGGAATTGTGCGGCGCGGTCACCGCGCTGTCCGACGACGATCACCGCGATGCGGCGCGGCCCGAGTTGCAGGTCGCGGCCGGAAAGGCGGTGCAGGGCTGCGAGATTCGCATCGTCGATCCCGACTCCGGTGCACAACGGCCGGCCGGGGAGTCCGGCGAGGTGTGGGTGCGCAGCAACCAGAACATGACCGGCTACCTCAACCGACCGGACGCGACCGCCGAAACGATCACCGCCGACGACTGGGTGCGCACCGGCGACGTCGGGCGCCTGGACGCCGACGGCTACGTCTACATCGAAGACCGCATCAAGGACATGATCATCACCGGCGGCGAGAACGTGTACGGCCCCGAGGTGGAAAGCGTGCTCATCGAGCATCCCGCAGTCCTCGATGCCGCGGTAATCGGTGTGCCCGACGACTTCTGGGGCGAATCCGTCAAGGCGATCGTAGTGGCCGACGGCGAGATCGACGCAAAAGGCATCATCGAGTTCTGTCGCCAGCACCTGGCCGGTTTCAAATGTCCGAGGACGGTGGACTTCGTACCCGAACTTCCCCGCAACGCCAGCGGTAAGATCCTGAAAACTCAGCTGCGCGAACCGTTTTGGCGCGACCGGGCGCGCGGGATATGACCACTCGAGTGGACGCGACGCGGCGCGACTGCGCGATCAGCGTGCTGGGCGGTCCCACGACCGTCATCGACATCGCGGGCCGCAGGATCGTCATGGACCCGACCTTCGATCCGCCGGGCGTGCACGACTACCTGACCAAGCTCACCGGTCCCGCCGTGAGTCCCAAAGCCCTGGGGCCGGTGGATGCGGTGTTGGTCAGCCACGACCAGCATCCCGACAACTTCGACGACGACGGCCGCCGCATGGCACTGGCCGCGCCGCTGCTGCTCACCCACACCGGCGCCGCCGGCCGGCTGGGCCCGCCGGCGGTCGGGCTCGCGCCCTGGCAATCCCACGAACTCGACGGCGAGCCCGGATCGCTTATTGTGCAAGCGGTTCCGGCCGTACACGGGCCGGCCGACGGGCAGCGCGACGCCGGCGGGCACGTCAACTGCGAGGTGACGGGTTTCGTGCTGTCCGGGCCAGGGCTGCCGACGGTGTACCTCAGCGGCGACAACGCGTCGATGGCCGCGGTCAAAGACGTCGCCGATCGCGTCGGTCGGGTCGACATTGCGGTGCTGTTCGCGGGTGCGGCGAGCGTGCCCACCAAAGAGCGCGGGCGGCCGTTGACGCTGACCGCGGCGCGCGCGGCCGCCGCCGCCGAACTGCTAAGCGCCACAGTGGTGATCCCGGCCTACGTCGACGGCTGGGCCCACTTCAGCGAGGGCGTTGACGAATTCGTCGCGGCGTTCGACCAGGCCGGCATCAGCACCGTGCTGAAGGTCGCGCCGCACGGCGAGTGGATCGATTGGGACTGAACGCGCTACAGGCGTCCCTCGACGCGCAGTTCCGGGTGCACCCAGTCGGGTGAGCGGCGTTCCTTGAACGAGCGGAAGCCTTCGATGGCCTCCGCGTCGGACAGGCTTGCGGTCATGCCGATGCGGTCATAGAGGCCCAGGTAGCTGTCGATGCTGGACTTGATGACGCCGCGGGCGCGCGGGGCGGTTCGACAGCATTGCGCGAGAATGTCTTTCGCCGCGTCCAGCAGGCCCTCGTGCGGCACCACGCGAGTGACCAGGCCCCAGTCGAGAGCTTCGACCGCGGTGAGTACCCGTCCGGTGAACATCAGGTCGCGGGTGCGCACCGGCCCGATGACCCGGGTGAGCATCTGGCTGTAGTAGGTGTCGGCGTAGCCGCGGAACAGTTCGGGCACCCGGAAGGTCGCCCGGTCGCTCACCACCGACAGGTCGCTGCACAGGGCGATCTGGAAGCCGCCGCCCTGGCATAACCCGTTGACCGCGGACACGATCGGCTTGCCCGAGGTGCGCACCGCGTCGAACGGCGTCACGTCCATGCCCAGCGCGGAACCGAAGGTGATCCAGTTGTCCTCGCCACCCCCGCCGCCCATGTCGCCGCCGGGGGCGAAGACGTCGCCGGTCCCGGTGAGCACCAGCCCGGCCAGGTCCTTGTCCTCGTTGAGACGCCCCACCGCATAACGGATCCCGAAGTACATCGCGGGGCTCAGGGCGTTGCGCGCCTCCGGCCGATCGATGGTGCAGACGGCGATCGGGCCCTGGCGCTCGAAACGCAGGTAGGGAGTGCCCAGCCAATCGCCTTCAGGCGGACGGGGACTGTTATGCGGTGTCTGCGCCACGGGACTCCTCTCCAGTCGGCGTCGCA
This window harbors:
- a CDS encoding SDR family NAD(P)-dependent oxidoreductase, with product MVNPERARSRTFVVTGASSGIGLATARRLLAEGGTVVGADLATPPDDLGPRFTFVPTDVTDEAAITAVLAAVPGRLDGLFHAAGVAGGGPVHLLDRAEWDRVIGINLTGTFLVAKAALARMIEQPRADGERGSIVTVASVEGLEGTAGGSSYNAAKGGVVLLTKNIALDYGPSGIRANVICPGFIETPMAHSVFSIPGMEGPLASITKEHALQRLGQPEEIAAMAAFLLSTDASFVSGQALAVDGGYTAGRDHGVVELFGFPR
- a CDS encoding long-chain-fatty-acid--CoA ligase codes for the protein MTPADTTTSAVGTLAGIVERHAQQRPDAIAIRYGERQWSWAEWSSRIRRTAGALRAAGLERGQCVAFLDKNHPACLEVLIAGASIGVVTTVVNWRVIGDELVHVLADSGARVLVVGAELRAPAEAAAERVPGVERIVEVGDEYESLLAAAAPTQPDPSVDENETALVIYSSGTTGRPKGVLLSQRALVNHASNLAPAFPFDNGDANLVAMPLFHVGGIGYALFGIRSGAPTFLTREPDAATLIGAVRGGATHAFFVPPVIARFLDAGEAATAAIAGLRYIVYGAAPMPLPLLHRALSTWPETKFVQVYGQTELCGAVTALSDDDHRDAARPELQVAAGKAVQGCEIRIVDPDSGAQRPAGESGEVWVRSNQNMTGYLNRPDATAETITADDWVRTGDVGRLDADGYVYIEDRIKDMIITGGENVYGPEVESVLIEHPAVLDAAVIGVPDDFWGESVKAIVVADGEIDAKGIIEFCRQHLAGFKCPRTVDFVPELPRNASGKILKTQLREPFWRDRARGI
- a CDS encoding MBL fold metallo-hydrolase; this encodes MDATRRDCAISVLGGPTTVIDIAGRRIVMDPTFDPPGVHDYLTKLTGPAVSPKALGPVDAVLVSHDQHPDNFDDDGRRMALAAPLLLTHTGAAGRLGPPAVGLAPWQSHELDGEPGSLIVQAVPAVHGPADGQRDAGGHVNCEVTGFVLSGPGLPTVYLSGDNASMAAVKDVADRVGRVDIAVLFAGAASVPTKERGRPLTLTAARAAAAAELLSATVVIPAYVDGWAHFSEGVDEFVAAFDQAGISTVLKVAPHGEWIDWD
- a CDS encoding enoyl-CoA hydratase/isomerase family protein encodes the protein MAQTPHNSPRPPEGDWLGTPYLRFERQGPIAVCTIDRPEARNALSPAMYFGIRYAVGRLNEDKDLAGLVLTGTGDVFAPGGDMGGGGGEDNWITFGSALGMDVTPFDAVRTSGKPIVSAVNGLCQGGGFQIALCSDLSVVSDRATFRVPELFRGYADTYYSQMLTRVIGPVRTRDLMFTGRVLTAVEALDWGLVTRVVPHEGLLDAAKDILAQCCRTAPRARGVIKSSIDSYLGLYDRIGMTASLSDAEAIEGFRSFKERRSPDWVHPELRVEGRL